A window of the Pungitius pungitius chromosome 3, fPunPun2.1, whole genome shotgun sequence genome harbors these coding sequences:
- the LOC119223486 gene encoding protein downstream neighbor of son homolog codes for MSQQQGYSPSFKRPAEIMRMRRKRTRSDASVFASPNGPGQSDSPRACVRPFSPGPLFNNQNRPGGGTKRRNPFANIENTFSPKKKFLIYNDDGSAEAADSSSRRSEEEGEEEEDRSAAKERHGGATVAFRDRLAQAELQEHQDINSRKCLTFSEDDSLFEEEEEAADVGSPLLKSPQAIAPASIAPPVCTEYPADWSLKTRLLFTSPLTLSWAEQPKAQEEASGLSRHCRAQFSTLPHSLQDPRSCSELRQAFQQSLVYWQHPSLPWITLFPRINAERSFAGRSAPWAQDRVLQQNLMSEWSVSLSSLYSLLKARLCPYFYLCSYQFTVLFRAAGLGGSSSITASISPTTRGLREAMKAEGIEFSLPLVEERRRSREQQNLTVQQGDEEEQECSELKEGKETQTGDEGENDDEDGSFSWLKEMGVQDKIKKPDSITIQLRKEGQTVALDHKPESMVCVEGPHTFTLINFLINCKSLVAATGSQAGLPPTLLAPRAFRGATMQTLKARSVNVKSQVGSTYQNISSLEITGPILPSSLHNVTTLLRPAQKGNFSAALYTHTPTAVMNTHIIKPQCAGGSVDLSDCGLHPFSIQQLKQPSSLGKTALTHINMSNYSYIWKN; via the exons ATGTCTCAACAGCAAGGCTATTCACCCAGTTTCAAGCGCCCAGCGGAAATAATGCgaatgaggaggaaaagaaCTCGCAGCGACGCCAGTGTCTTCGCCAGCCCTAACGGCCCCGGACAAAGCGACTCTCCGCGGGCGTGTGTCCGGCCCTTCTCCCCGGGACCCCTTTTCAACAACCAAAACCGCCCCGGAGGAGGGACGAAGCGCAGAAACCCCTTCGCCAACATCGAGAATACCTTCAGCCCCAAGAAGAAGTTTCTCATTTACAACGACGACGGAAGTGCGGAAGCTGCGGACAGTTCAAGTAGAAGGAgcgaagaggagggagaggaggaggaggacaggtcaGCGGCAAAAGAGCGCCACGGGGGGGCAACGGTAGCCTTCAGGGACCGGTTGGCCCAGGCGGAACTACAGGAGCACCAAGACATCAACAGCAGG AAGTGTCTCACTTTCTCTGAGGACGACTCTctctttgaagaagaagaagaagcagcggaTGTCGGCAGCCCACTGCTGAAG AGTCCGCAGGCCATTGCTCCggcctccatagcgccccccgTGTGCACAGAGTATCCAGCGGACTGGAGCCTGAAGACCcgcctcctcttcacctccccGCTGACCCTGTCGTGGGCTGAGCAGCCCAAAGCCCAGGAGGAGGCTTCAGGGCTCAGTCGTCACTGCAGAGCTCAGTTCAGCACTCTGCCTCACAGCCTGCAG GATCCCAGGTCTTGCTCTGAGCTCCGACAGGCCTTCCAGCAGAGTCTGGTGTACTGGCAACACCCCTCCCTGCCCTGGATCACCCTGTTTCCCAGGATCAACGCAGAGAGAAGCTTCGCTGGGAGGAGCGCCCCGTGGGCACAAGACCGAGTCCTGCAGCAGAATCTCATGAGTGAATG GTCGGTCAGCCTGTCGTCTCTCTACAGTCTATTGAAGGCCAGACTGTGTCCTTACTTCTACCTCTGCTCTTATCAA tttACAGTGCTATTCAGGGCAGCTGGTCTCGGGGGCTCCAGTAGCATCACTGCCTCCATTTCTCCTACAACACGGGGTCTCAGAGAGGCAATGAAGGCTGAGG GTATCGAGTTCAGTCTCCCTctagtggaggagaggaggcggagcaggGAGCAGCAGAACCTGACCGTGCAGCAGGGAgatgaggaagagcagga GTGTTCTGAGCTAAAAGAGGGTAAGGAGACTCAGACAGGGGACGAAGGAGAGAATGACGACGAAGACGGCAGCTTTTCCTGGCTCAAGGAGATGGGCGTCCAGGACAAAATTAAGAAGCCTGACAGCATCACCATACAACT CCGTAAGGAAGGGCAGACCGTGGCTCTGGACCACAAGCCGGAGTCCatggtgtgtgtggaggggccGCACACCTTTACCCTCATCAACTTCCTCATCAACTGTAAGAGCCTGGTGGCTGCGACGGGTTCCCAGGCGGGGCTACCCCCAACACTGCTAGCCCCCAGGGCATTCAGAGGAGCCACAATGCAGACGCtcaag GCCCGCAGTGTAAACGTGAAGAGCCAGGTTGGTTCCACCTACCAGAACATCAGCAGTCTGGAGATAACAG GACccatcctcccctcctccctccacaatGTTACCACCCTCCTTCGGCCTGCGCAGAAAGGGAACTTCTCAGCTGCTCtttacactcacacaccaaCCGCtgtcatgaacacacacatcattaAGCCACAG TGTGCCGGTGGCTCGGTGGACCTGTCCGACTGTGGCCTCCATCCTTTCTCCATCCAGCAGCTTAAGCAGCCTTCCAGCCTGGGCAAGACGGCCCTGACTCACATCAACATGAGCAATTACAGCTATATATGGAAGAACTGA